In Phycisphaerae bacterium RAS1, the genomic window CATCCTGCAGGTCGTCTCGCAGCACTTCAGCATTGCGATCAAGGAACTCGTCGGCCGCCGCCGGACACGCTCGGTCAGCACGCCGCGCCAGGTGGCCATGTATCTCAGCCGCCATCTCACGCCGCTCAGTCTCGAGGAGATTGGCGCCCAATTCGGCGGCCGCGACCACTCGACGGTGCTGCACGCGGAGAAAGTAATCGATGCCGAACGTGGGACGAACTCCGAGCTGTCGGACACTCTCGCGCTCCTGACGCGGCGTCTGTTAAATCGGAAGTAGGTTGCTGTCAGCCGATTGTCACGAGCGGCGGCGGCGCGCGGCGTGACCGATTCCGCGATGTTGCCGGCTCCGGTACGTGCGTTGAATGTCGCGCCCGCGTCGACGAGCTGTCGCCGAGTAAGGCCGCTGCCCGACGGTTGTTACGGGCGAGGTTTGGGTTTCGGCACAGCCGTTACACCCCAGATGAGGAACTCGAAGGATTTGAATACAAACCCGCATCTACTCTACGTGCCGCGCCGAGTGTGTGGAGCGATCTCCACGGGGCTCCTGGCGGCTCTCTCCGGCTGCCCGGCGACGACCAGCAACGAACCACACTCGCCGGCGGTCGAAATCCGTGGGGCGAGCGGCATGACGCTGCGCATCGGCGCGGCTGCACAGCCCATCACGCCGCCCGGCGTCATGGCGCTGGCCGGCGGTACGCCCTATCGATTGTCGGCGGGAGTTCACGATGACCTGTGGGCACGGGCTATCGTGGTGGACGACGGCGCCCATCGCGTCGCGCTGGTTTCGCTTGACCTGATCGGCCTGGATTACGACGACGTCGTCCGCTGCCGGGAAGACGTCGCGGCAGTCGTCGACGTTGACTACGTGCTGATCGCATCAACGCACACGCACAGTGCACCTGACCTCATCGGTGCGTGGGCGCTGCTTCCCAACTGCGGAGATGACCCCTATCGCCAATTGGTCGGGCAGGGCGTTGCGCAGGCGGTCGCTGCGGCTGCCGCCGACCTAACCGTGGCACGGCTCGTTGTGGCTTCCGGACCGGCGGGCGATCCGCCGCTGAGCCGCGATGTGCGCCCGCCGGAAGTAATCGACGACCGGTTGACCGTCTGGCAGGCGCGCGATGCGGTCACCGACGAGGTGATCTGCACAGCGGTTCATTTTGCAGTACACCCAATTCTGGTGCCGTCGATCAGTCCGCTGGTTTCATCAGATTTTCCGCACTACCTGCGTCAGGCGGTCGAATCGGGCTGGCCGGGAGACGTGGACGCGGGAGGCAACATCGAATCGATAACGGCGCAGGGCGGTGTGTGCCTGTTCCTGAACGGCGCGCTGGCGGGACGCATCACGCCGCGCGGGACGGAGCGCGTCGCGTCTGGAGCGACGGATGACCTTGGATTTGATCGGGCGCAGGGCTTCGGCTATCGCCTGGCGCAGCGCGCACTTGCGCTGCTCGAGACGCAGGCGGAGACGGTCGACGTCACGGACGGGGTGGGAGTCTCCGCGGCGCCGATCCGTGTTCCGCTCACCAACCCGGCCCTGGCCGCGGCGGCATCGACTTGCATCATTCATCGCCCCGTGACGGATGGCAGCGTGGCTTCGGAAGTGGCGGTGGTTTCCTTCGGTCCGCTTGAGTTCTTCGCCGTCCCCGGAATGATCTTCCCGGAGCTGGTGCTCGGGCCGGTGGCGCCGGCAGCCGGCAGCGATTTCGGCGGGGCGGCGTTCGAATCCCCGACGCTTGGCACCCTGGCCCGCGGGCGTTACAGCGTGACGATCGGACTGGCAAACGACCTTTTGGGCTACATCATCCCGCGTTCTCAGTGGGACGCCGAAGCGCCGTTCATTACCAGCGAGGCCCCCTACGGCGAGGCGGTGTCGCCTGGGCCAGATACGGCTGCGGTTGTGCTTGAGGCATTCGCGGAATTGCCGAGGTAGTCGGTGAGATGCGAGGCAGTCGGTGAGATGCCGGCTGACCCGGTGAAAGAAATCGGGAAGTGCGGGCGTCCTGTGAGTCTTTCGGGTGGAACGGGCGTCGTACCCGTTCCTGAGACGGCGGGGACGGGCGAGACGCCCGTCCCACCCAAATGGTCACAGCCTCGACGCCCGCACTCCCCACGCTCGTCCGATCAGAAGCGCGCGCGAACAGCCCTTGAATGTCGCCACGCCGCGCCGTAGCCTTGAGTTTCACGGTTCCTGGCACGGAGGCAGCCTCGTGGGTTACAAGATTTCGAAAGTTGACGTATGGGTTACCGATCTCGTGAATCGTCCGGGCATGCTGGCGCGCTGCCTGGAGGCGATCAGCAACGCCGGCGGCAACCTGGAGTTTGTCGTCGCGCGGCGCGTCACGGAGCGAACGGCGCGGGCCTTCTTTGCTCCGCTCGTCGGCGCCAAGCAACAGAAAGCTGCTGCGGATGTCGGCCTGCAAAAGGCCGGCGGCATGCACGTTTTGAGGATTGAGGGGCCGGACAAGCCGGGCCTGGGGGCGCGGATCACGCGCGCCATCGCGGCGGCGAACATCAACGGCCGCGGACTCTCGTGCGCTTCCATCGCCCGCAAGATGGTTTGCTACGTTGCGTTCGGCAGCGATGCCGACCTGAAGCACGCGGGCAAAGTCGTGAAGAAGGCGCTGGCATAGGGTGCTGGTCAAGTGCGATCGGGTCTTTCCGAACCCGCCGCGCCAAGCGGCGGGTTGATGGTCGTGAGTGATCGGCGCCCCACTGGGCGCGGACG contains:
- a CDS encoding Neutral ceramidase precursor: MRNSKDLNTNPHLLYVPRRVCGAISTGLLAALSGCPATTSNEPHSPAVEIRGASGMTLRIGAAAQPITPPGVMALAGGTPYRLSAGVHDDLWARAIVVDDGAHRVALVSLDLIGLDYDDVVRCREDVAAVVDVDYVLIASTHTHSAPDLIGAWALLPNCGDDPYRQLVGQGVAQAVAAAAADLTVARLVVASGPAGDPPLSRDVRPPEVIDDRLTVWQARDAVTDEVICTAVHFAVHPILVPSISPLVSSDFPHYLRQAVESGWPGDVDAGGNIESITAQGGVCLFLNGALAGRITPRGTERVASGATDDLGFDRAQGFGYRLAQRALALLETQAETVDVTDGVGVSAAPIRVPLTNPALAAAASTCIIHRPVTDGSVASEVAVVSFGPLEFFAVPGMIFPELVLGPVAPAAGSDFGGAAFESPTLGTLARGRYSVTIGLANDLLGYIIPRSQWDAEAPFITSEAPYGEAVSPGPDTAAVVLEAFAELPR
- a CDS encoding ACT domain protein, producing MGYKISKVDVWVTDLVNRPGMLARCLEAISNAGGNLEFVVARRVTERTARAFFAPLVGAKQQKAAADVGLQKAGGMHVLRIEGPDKPGLGARITRAIAAANINGRGLSCASIARKMVCYVAFGSDADLKHAGKVVKKALA